Proteins found in one Alteromonas macleodii genomic segment:
- the fadI gene encoding acetyl-CoA C-acyltransferase FadI, which translates to MATKQSVTTREGDRIAIVAGLRTPFAKMATYFHGVPAVDLGKMVVNELLVRHGVQKEWVDQVVYGQVVQMPEAPNIAREIVLGTGMNVHTDAYSVSRACATSFQSTVNIAESMMAGTVQVGIAGGADSTSVSPIGVSKNLARALVDLQKTKTLGQKLNIFKRLSLKDLAPVPPAVAEYSTGLSMGQTAEQMAKTHQISREEQDKLAHRSHSLAAESWEAGKLSSEVMTAYAEPYKGALERDNNVRFDSKLEGYAKLRPVFDKKYGSVTAANATPLTDGASAVLMMTESRAKELGYTPLGYIKSYAFSAIDVWEDMLMGPSYATPIALDRAGMTLNDLTLIEMHEAFAAQTLANVKMFASDKFAKEKLGRDKATGEIDMDKFNVMGSSIAYGHPFAATGTRMITQMLNELNRRGGGTGLLTACAAGGLGAAMIVETE; encoded by the coding sequence ATGGCAACAAAACAATCAGTTACTACCCGAGAGGGTGATCGCATCGCCATTGTCGCGGGGTTGCGTACTCCGTTTGCGAAGATGGCTACATATTTCCACGGTGTTCCGGCTGTTGATCTAGGTAAAATGGTCGTAAACGAACTTCTCGTTCGCCATGGTGTTCAAAAAGAGTGGGTTGACCAGGTAGTTTACGGTCAGGTAGTACAAATGCCTGAGGCGCCAAACATTGCCCGCGAAATCGTGCTTGGTACAGGCATGAATGTTCACACTGATGCTTATAGCGTATCTCGCGCTTGTGCCACAAGTTTTCAGTCTACGGTCAACATCGCTGAAAGCATGATGGCTGGTACGGTTCAGGTGGGTATCGCAGGTGGTGCAGATTCAACATCAGTATCACCTATCGGTGTGTCTAAGAACCTTGCACGTGCTTTGGTAGATTTACAGAAAACCAAGACTCTTGGTCAAAAGCTAAACATCTTTAAGCGTTTGAGCTTAAAAGACTTAGCGCCAGTACCTCCTGCTGTTGCTGAGTATTCTACCGGTTTGTCGATGGGACAGACAGCAGAGCAAATGGCGAAAACGCATCAAATTTCTCGCGAAGAGCAAGACAAGCTTGCGCATCGCTCGCACAGCCTAGCGGCTGAAAGCTGGGAAGCAGGTAAGCTGTCTAGTGAAGTGATGACCGCTTACGCAGAACCGTACAAAGGCGCGCTTGAGCGCGATAACAACGTACGTTTCGATTCAAAGCTTGAAGGCTACGCGAAACTTCGCCCAGTTTTCGATAAAAAGTACGGCTCGGTAACCGCTGCAAACGCTACACCGCTTACCGATGGCGCTTCTGCAGTGCTTATGATGACAGAAAGTCGAGCGAAAGAGCTAGGTTATACGCCGCTTGGTTACATTAAGAGCTACGCGTTCTCGGCCATTGACGTATGGGAAGACATGTTAATGGGTCCGTCATACGCGACACCTATTGCGTTAGACCGTGCAGGCATGACGCTAAATGACTTAACACTAATTGAAATGCACGAAGCGTTCGCAGCGCAAACCTTGGCAAACGTTAAGATGTTCGCAAGTGACAAGTTCGCTAAAGAGAAACTTGGCCGCGACAAAGCGACGGGCGAAATTGATATGGACAAGTTTAACGTGATGGGTAGTTCAATCGCCTATGGTCACCCGTTTGCTGCAACCGGTACACGTATGATCACGCAAATGCTTAACGAACTAAATCGTCGTGGCGGTGGTACAGGTCTATTGACTGCATGTGCTGCGGGCGGTCTTGGTGCCGCAATGATTGTGGAGACAGAATAA
- the fadJ gene encoding fatty acid oxidation complex subunit alpha FadJ: MTNEVQPTSGAFTLTKQDNGVAILSMDVPGESMNTLKAEFGDEISAMLDDIERDSSIKGVVLTSGKPSSFVAGADITMLAACKTAEDATTIAAGGQAIFDRIENMKATFVAAIHGPALGGGLELALACHYRVCTDSPSTQVGLPEVQLGLLPGSGGTQRLPRLIGIQQAMKMMLTGSPARAKQAKKYGIVDEVVPHSVLLKVAEQFALKRKPERDAPQKSAMDKMLEKTGPGRNMMFKKAREATFAKTKGNYPAPGYIIDVIETGMNEGMKAGLRAEAEAFGKLVMTPESFQLRQIFFATTEMKKENGVEGVKPEKMKKVGVLGGGLMGGGIAYVTSTKAGVPVRIKDVRADGIANAMKYSYDILNKKVKKRFMRNSEMQKQLALLTGTLDYSGYQDADIVVEAVFEDLDLKQKMVADIEENCKESTIFASNTSSIPITQIAAKAARPENVIGLHYFSPVDKMPLAEVIAHDKTSDQVISSTVEFAKKQGKTPVVVKDGAGFYVNRILAPYMNEAANLILDGEPIEHIDKSLVKFGFPVGPVKLLDEVGIDVGTKIIPFLVEAFGERFTAPSAFDKVLADGRKGKKNQKGFYSYEGKKPGKEVDESIYELLGLSPSAKLSEKEVAERCVLMMLNEAARCLDEGVIRNARDGDIGAIFGIGFPPFLGGPFRYMDTLGIKHLVARLNHYATAVGDKFAPADVLVKMAENDQTFYS; the protein is encoded by the coding sequence ATGACAAATGAAGTTCAGCCTACATCAGGTGCATTTACGTTAACCAAGCAAGATAATGGCGTTGCTATTCTCAGCATGGATGTACCTGGCGAGAGCATGAATACACTTAAAGCTGAATTTGGCGACGAAATTTCTGCCATGCTTGACGACATTGAGCGCGACAGCAGCATTAAAGGTGTTGTGCTAACGAGCGGTAAGCCAAGCTCATTTGTAGCGGGTGCCGATATCACCATGCTAGCAGCGTGTAAAACCGCTGAAGACGCCACAACTATCGCCGCTGGCGGCCAAGCTATTTTCGATAGAATCGAGAACATGAAGGCTACTTTCGTTGCGGCTATCCATGGCCCAGCGTTAGGTGGTGGTTTAGAGCTTGCGCTTGCATGTCACTATCGCGTATGTACCGATTCACCTAGTACTCAGGTAGGTCTACCGGAAGTGCAGCTCGGCTTGTTGCCAGGCAGTGGTGGTACACAGCGCCTTCCACGCCTAATTGGCATTCAGCAAGCAATGAAGATGATGCTTACTGGCTCACCTGCACGCGCTAAACAAGCTAAAAAATACGGCATTGTTGATGAAGTTGTTCCCCATAGCGTACTTTTGAAAGTGGCAGAGCAATTTGCCCTTAAACGCAAGCCAGAACGTGACGCACCGCAAAAAAGCGCTATGGACAAAATGTTAGAAAAAACGGGCCCAGGCCGTAACATGATGTTCAAAAAAGCCCGTGAAGCGACGTTTGCTAAAACCAAAGGTAACTATCCTGCGCCGGGTTACATTATCGACGTTATTGAAACAGGCATGAACGAAGGCATGAAAGCGGGGCTTAGAGCCGAAGCAGAAGCCTTTGGTAAGCTAGTGATGACGCCAGAATCTTTCCAACTTCGTCAGATTTTCTTTGCTACAACTGAAATGAAGAAAGAAAACGGCGTTGAAGGTGTTAAGCCTGAAAAGATGAAGAAAGTAGGTGTGCTTGGTGGCGGCTTGATGGGCGGTGGTATCGCTTATGTAACCTCGACTAAAGCCGGTGTACCTGTGCGTATTAAAGACGTACGTGCCGATGGCATCGCGAACGCAATGAAATACAGCTACGACATCTTAAACAAAAAGGTGAAGAAGCGTTTCATGCGCAACAGCGAAATGCAGAAGCAGTTAGCGCTTCTTACCGGTACACTGGATTACAGCGGCTACCAAGATGCGGATATCGTGGTTGAAGCAGTATTTGAAGACCTAGATCTTAAACAGAAGATGGTGGCGGATATTGAAGAAAACTGCAAAGAAAGCACGATTTTCGCGTCTAACACCTCGTCTATTCCTATTACACAAATTGCAGCTAAAGCAGCACGCCCTGAAAACGTGATTGGTCTTCATTACTTTTCCCCTGTAGACAAAATGCCGTTGGCTGAAGTTATCGCTCACGATAAAACGTCGGACCAAGTCATTTCATCTACGGTAGAGTTCGCTAAGAAGCAAGGCAAAACGCCAGTTGTTGTTAAAGACGGTGCGGGTTTCTACGTGAATCGTATTTTGGCGCCTTATATGAACGAAGCGGCAAACTTGATTCTTGATGGTGAGCCAATTGAACACATCGACAAGTCTTTGGTTAAGTTTGGCTTCCCTGTGGGCCCTGTGAAACTACTTGATGAAGTGGGCATTGATGTTGGTACTAAGATTATTCCATTCCTTGTAGAGGCATTCGGCGAGCGCTTCACTGCGCCAAGTGCTTTCGATAAAGTGCTGGCGGATGGCAGAAAAGGTAAGAAGAACCAAAAAGGGTTTTATTCATACGAGGGTAAGAAACCAGGTAAAGAAGTGGATGAGTCAATCTACGAATTACTTGGGCTATCACCGTCTGCTAAGCTAAGCGAAAAAGAAGTTGCTGAACGTTGCGTGCTTATGATGTTAAATGAAGCGGCACGCTGTCTTGATGAAGGTGTTATCCGTAATGCCCGCGACGGCGACATTGGTGCTATCTTTGGTATTGGCTTCCCTCCATTCTTAGGCGGCCCGTTCCGCTACATGGACACTCTGGGAATCAAACACCTTGTCGCTCGTTTAAACCATTATGCTACCGCCGTAGGTGATAAATTTGCACCTGCTGATGTGTTAGTAAAAATGGCAGAAAACGATCAAACCTTTTACAGTTAA
- a CDS encoding EAL domain-containing protein, which produces MRSTLIYSMLLLLLALSGMCSNPVKAIEVSDLHFTELNKQHGLSDTAVLDIVEDHMGFIWLATSNGLNRYSGYDVKQYHPSDVDPNSLPSGYIQTLFVDSEGQLWVGTHSGLALYQPESDDFKVFNKDSSVIKTNLITAISEAKNGDVLFSDKKFLYRYSKQTAQISVLTQVFKEESYIKVIFEEANRIWVGSNQFGAAIIDSETLEVHNASKVNPWGVSLDIRALHDITVINGNYWLATNEGLIVLGSNGRVLKRIQSNDLGVTGEVNSFSITVVGKDIWVGTYIGLFLLSDAAEATISPDYRPDYLHLNSDTYSATGIPSAIVMRVIEDRTGVVWAATFHRGAFKYHPEYASVHFQPVYNSARHSDDNFSTLWGFAESSDRTLYLVSQQKGLGKISRDTGNVTFFDFFEEMDPAIHYWDIEIDDQDNIWIASSIGLLVVKDSGNSLELVREYFKGSFIDYIFKSDSAIWLQVAVGNVYSIDVNSVAFTTQSNEVTKTEVPEKLGHMVAIFEDDENNIWFRASEKLVIYSVSKGEIIRVLDSSNGINSLVYGVHETPSGLWLTTRSDGVIQLDKRSFTLLKKQKRDNQSGFITSTTAIENSIWYSDAKGVHKVHLPTLREADSIPNAQLEYNSLGEGAVIATSDKTIYFGGNKGFVKISKQAISASNEIKQTLPPQLYQVSVFGSLAKTKRKLIENDEASNYLSSKVSITYEEQLALKHDETRFSISFGLVNPVYPDQVTYRYKLSGFESDWVYVNKERTAQFNNISFGNYIFSVQAKEPGKAWSESRNLKITIERPPWLHTVALVFYGLIALAIFAFILRQYQIRKANQLAIKESEERLKLTLWSSGDELWDWDVYRGQVYRANTWGTLDFPQDDIRTSGAYDANIHPNDINRVKSALRAHLEGDSDFYELAYRAKTFKNQWIWILDRGKVVERDHNEQPVRMTGTLKNIHHLKEAEEQLNLFKRSIENISEGVFITNTQFKFISVNNAYCSYTGETRDQALASFMHFHLYPDAFTEEIKKTLKSKGNWSGEVESVRVNGERYEMELNIDAVHDEDGKISHFVGVFSDITSRKSTEKELLKLANVDPLTELPNRSFFQASHQNLVRKSSAHSLLCLDMDNFKKINDSLGHQTGDILIKQIAKRLQRITGKNATCYRLGGDEFSILMEDNADIHTVTHYAQSLLDTLSRPFIINKQEFVLGASIGIAFYPDDGESPQEMLKNADTAMYFAKNNGGNSYQFFSGEMNQNAVRQLQIENLIRQGIKDDLFTVYYQPKVDIASGKLVSMEALVRFEHPQKGIVSPGQFIPLAEQTGQIIEIGEQVLRKACADTKRWVKQGLFSGRVAVNISAKQFELPDLDDRINRILSDVGLSPLHLECEITEGTLMESPENGLQMMTRLRERGIHLALDDFGTGYSSLAYLKRFPLNTLKIDKAFIDDIAKSNVDRHMAAAIINIAHNLGLKVVAEGVEEESQLDILRRYDCEMLQGFLYSRPLNAERFEKLLTENQKLHTLLGNSQF; this is translated from the coding sequence GTGCGCTCAACCCTAATTTATTCAATGCTGCTTCTTTTGTTGGCTTTGTCAGGAATGTGTTCAAATCCTGTGAAGGCGATAGAAGTTTCTGATCTTCATTTCACAGAGTTAAATAAGCAACACGGCCTATCAGACACCGCAGTTTTAGATATTGTGGAAGACCATATGGGCTTTATTTGGCTGGCAACGTCAAATGGCCTTAACCGCTATTCGGGATATGATGTAAAGCAATACCATCCCTCAGACGTTGACCCAAACTCCTTACCTTCAGGTTACATTCAAACACTATTTGTCGATTCCGAAGGACAACTATGGGTAGGCACTCATTCAGGGCTGGCGCTTTATCAGCCAGAATCGGATGACTTCAAAGTCTTTAATAAAGACAGCTCTGTGATAAAAACCAACTTAATCACGGCAATTTCAGAAGCGAAAAACGGTGATGTACTTTTCTCTGATAAGAAATTCCTCTACCGCTATTCAAAGCAAACTGCACAAATAAGCGTTCTCACCCAGGTTTTTAAAGAAGAAAGCTACATTAAAGTAATTTTTGAAGAAGCAAACCGTATATGGGTGGGCTCTAACCAATTCGGCGCTGCCATAATAGACTCTGAAACGTTGGAAGTTCACAACGCGAGCAAAGTTAACCCGTGGGGGGTTTCTTTAGATATACGAGCGCTTCACGATATCACTGTAATTAACGGTAATTATTGGTTAGCAACAAACGAGGGCCTTATCGTCTTAGGTTCTAACGGCCGTGTTTTAAAGCGAATACAAAGCAATGACCTTGGCGTAACTGGAGAAGTTAACTCTTTCTCCATAACTGTTGTGGGTAAAGATATTTGGGTGGGCACTTACATTGGATTATTTTTGTTATCGGATGCAGCTGAAGCAACTATATCACCTGATTATCGCCCTGATTATTTGCATTTAAACTCTGACACTTACAGCGCAACAGGAATTCCTTCTGCAATTGTAATGCGGGTAATTGAGGATCGTACGGGTGTGGTATGGGCCGCAACTTTTCATCGCGGCGCTTTTAAGTACCACCCTGAATACGCCAGCGTACATTTTCAACCGGTGTATAATTCAGCTCGCCATAGCGACGATAACTTTTCAACATTATGGGGCTTTGCGGAAAGCAGCGATAGGACACTCTACCTAGTTTCTCAACAAAAAGGGCTAGGTAAAATATCCCGAGATACGGGCAATGTTACGTTTTTCGACTTTTTCGAAGAAATGGACCCAGCCATTCACTATTGGGATATTGAGATTGATGACCAAGATAACATTTGGATAGCATCCTCTATTGGCTTACTCGTGGTCAAAGATTCTGGAAACAGCTTAGAATTAGTGCGTGAGTATTTTAAAGGATCTTTTATTGATTACATCTTCAAAAGCGATTCAGCCATTTGGTTACAGGTTGCTGTGGGAAATGTATACTCTATAGATGTGAACTCGGTTGCTTTTACAACACAAAGTAACGAAGTAACGAAGACTGAGGTTCCTGAAAAATTGGGACACATGGTGGCAATATTCGAAGATGATGAAAATAACATATGGTTTAGGGCTAGTGAAAAACTTGTTATTTACTCGGTTAGCAAAGGTGAAATCATTCGAGTTTTAGACTCATCCAACGGCATTAATTCTTTGGTATATGGCGTACATGAAACCCCTTCCGGCCTATGGTTAACCACACGTTCAGATGGTGTTATTCAATTAGATAAAAGAAGTTTTACTCTGCTTAAAAAGCAAAAGAGAGACAACCAAAGCGGGTTTATCACTTCAACGACTGCGATAGAAAATAGCATCTGGTATTCGGATGCTAAAGGTGTCCATAAAGTTCATTTACCCACTTTAAGAGAGGCTGATAGTATTCCCAATGCTCAGCTTGAATATAACTCTCTTGGCGAAGGCGCCGTAATCGCCACTTCAGATAAGACGATTTATTTTGGCGGCAATAAAGGCTTTGTCAAGATTTCAAAGCAAGCCATTAGTGCCAGTAACGAGATTAAGCAAACCCTCCCCCCCCAACTTTATCAAGTCAGTGTGTTTGGCTCGTTGGCTAAGACCAAAAGAAAACTAATTGAAAATGACGAAGCTTCGAACTACCTATCGTCAAAAGTGAGTATCACCTACGAAGAACAGTTGGCGCTAAAGCACGACGAAACCCGCTTTAGTATTTCGTTTGGGCTTGTTAATCCGGTTTATCCAGATCAAGTGACTTATAGGTATAAGCTTAGCGGTTTTGAAAGCGACTGGGTTTACGTAAATAAAGAGCGTACCGCTCAGTTTAACAATATTTCTTTTGGTAACTATATATTTTCAGTACAAGCTAAAGAACCGGGTAAAGCGTGGTCTGAGAGCAGAAATTTAAAAATAACCATAGAGCGCCCCCCTTGGCTCCACACCGTAGCCCTTGTTTTCTACGGATTAATTGCATTGGCTATTTTTGCCTTTATTTTACGACAATACCAAATACGAAAAGCAAACCAGCTGGCCATAAAAGAGTCGGAAGAGCGTTTAAAGCTAACCCTATGGAGTTCAGGCGATGAGCTGTGGGACTGGGATGTGTATCGAGGTCAGGTATACCGTGCCAACACCTGGGGGACGTTAGACTTTCCTCAAGACGATATTCGTACTTCTGGAGCCTACGATGCCAATATTCACCCCAACGATATTAATCGAGTCAAATCCGCGCTAAGAGCACATTTAGAAGGCGATAGTGACTTTTACGAACTAGCCTATCGCGCTAAGACATTTAAAAACCAGTGGATTTGGATACTAGATCGCGGAAAAGTGGTAGAGCGCGACCATAACGAGCAGCCGGTGCGAATGACAGGTACGCTCAAAAATATTCATCACTTAAAAGAAGCTGAAGAGCAGCTCAACCTGTTTAAACGCTCAATTGAGAACATTTCAGAAGGGGTATTTATTACCAATACCCAATTCAAGTTTATTAGTGTTAATAATGCATATTGCAGCTATACCGGCGAAACTCGCGACCAAGCACTTGCCAGCTTCATGCATTTTCATTTATACCCAGATGCCTTTACTGAGGAAATTAAGAAAACGCTCAAGTCTAAAGGTAACTGGTCTGGTGAGGTAGAGAGCGTACGAGTAAACGGCGAGCGCTACGAAATGGAGCTCAATATTGATGCCGTGCACGATGAAGACGGCAAAATAAGTCATTTTGTTGGAGTTTTCAGCGACATTACGTCTCGTAAGAGTACTGAAAAAGAACTTTTGAAACTTGCCAATGTCGACCCGTTGACCGAACTCCCTAACCGTTCGTTCTTCCAAGCGAGCCATCAAAATTTAGTACGTAAATCCAGCGCTCATTCCTTGCTTTGCTTGGATATGGATAACTTTAAAAAGATAAACGACTCGCTAGGCCATCAGACCGGCGACATTTTAATTAAACAAATTGCCAAACGGCTACAGCGTATTACCGGCAAAAATGCCACTTGTTATCGCCTAGGTGGTGATGAGTTTAGTATTTTAATGGAAGATAATGCCGATATTCATACGGTAACCCATTATGCACAAAGCTTGTTAGATACCTTGTCGCGCCCCTTTATTATCAATAAACAAGAGTTTGTGCTGGGCGCAAGTATTGGTATCGCCTTCTACCCTGACGATGGTGAATCCCCCCAGGAAATGCTGAAAAATGCAGATACGGCCATGTATTTTGCCAAAAATAACGGCGGCAACAGCTATCAGTTCTTCAGTGGTGAAATGAATCAGAACGCGGTTAGGCAGCTGCAAATTGAAAATCTGATCCGTCAAGGTATCAAAGACGACCTGTTTACTGTGTATTACCAACCTAAAGTGGATATAGCCTCTGGTAAATTAGTCAGCATGGAAGCCCTGGTGCGTTTTGAACACCCACAAAAAGGCATAGTAAGTCCGGGGCAATTTATTCCATTAGCAGAGCAGACTGGCCAAATCATTGAAATTGGCGAGCAGGTACTACGCAAGGCCTGTGCGGATACTAAACGCTGGGTTAAGCAAGGTTTGTTTAGCGGGCGTGTTGCCGTCAATATTTCGGCAAAACAGTTCGAACTGCCAGATTTAGACGACAGAATAAATAGAATTTTAAGCGATGTAGGTCTGTCACCGCTGCACCTTGAGTGCGAAATTACTGAAGGTACGCTGATGGAAAGCCCTGAAAACGGCCTTCAAATGATGACACGACTGCGCGAGCGAGGTATTCACTTGGCGCTAGATGATTTTGGTACTGGCTACTCATCACTTGCGTACTTGAAACGTTTCCCTTTAAATACCTTAAAAATCGACAAAGCCTTTATTGATGATATTGCAAAAAGCAATGTAGACCGACATATGGCTGCAGCCATCATCAACATTGCCCACAATTTAGGCCTTAAAGTTGTAGCCGAAGGTGTAGAAGAGGAATCTCAACTAGACATACTACGTCGTTACGACTGCGAAATGTTGCAGGGCTTTCTATACAGCCGCCCTTTAAATGCAGAACGTTTTGAAAAGTTGCTTACAGAAAATCAAAAGCTGCACACGCTTTTAGGCAATAGCCAGTTTTAA
- a CDS encoding insulinase family protein, whose translation MNNTINLENAHHITLPNGLRVMLCHTPEASESFVSMAVRAGHFYDPHDCQGLAHLLEHMLFMGSRHLPKPNAINGFIEQHGGTINAWTGTEYANYHFNCSGDAIAQTLPAFADMLRQPLFEEEALTNEIKNIHAEFEFKKKDDLRRLYQIHKETCNPKHPFAKFSVGNSDTFSQHGCAALKQQLKALHHTYYCAKNMCLCIASTMPLPQLEALVHQCFASMPSGQLASDDWPALYTENELGIQINIHPLQSAKRMIVTFALPALQNDYETKPLNYISHLIGDEGEGSLLAYLKEKDWALNLIAGSGIEGDRFKDFNVSFQLTQNGLENKNRVLEALFSYISIIREASHEDWRFHEKSKLNTLALEYEENIKPLSLVTEYAQHQFIFGPDELGKLRSTIGSYDKGVIEHALSFFTPDNIRLKVISKDVKTTQVCAFYEAEYSVENIAPKLLRELRSPETISELQLPPPNPYLASEYSLILPETGFNIPNKLVDNGGYRFWFAQDQQFHSPKGDIYISFDAAKFSDSLLAVAAKRIWLGALNDYLQAKYYRAEIAGLHYRIYGHQAGFTLHTRGFTNQQTLLANQLLAAVLDFIPDEKAFEHHKALQIQSLHNSLLNKPTNRLFSRLSVLIQRNTQAPVELLDVIDSITYEQMHNCRKRAFEHYFIEAFMHGNWSSEEARVFSKALQEQCINAGGGPLSRAVSKLPVGGTLYHEVLCNHDDSAVVLYLQAPSPGFTDTALCMILEQMLAAPFFNALRTEQQLGYIVGTGYVPHNQHPGMAFYIQSPQCSPKHLLDAMTEFLFQQLNEIEFYRFYWPTIQQNLIKQLEERDLTLSMKSQRLWVSLGTQDLGFNRNVKLAERVKELSFEEIQDFAQQLAKRERCGELVLFSKGKFEAIPTQEKRTINSISHFKQEIPYY comes from the coding sequence GTGAATAACACGATCAACTTAGAAAACGCGCACCACATAACTTTGCCTAATGGCTTGCGTGTTATGCTGTGTCATACGCCCGAGGCAAGTGAGTCCTTTGTTTCTATGGCAGTACGAGCAGGACACTTTTACGACCCTCACGATTGTCAGGGGTTAGCTCACCTTCTAGAACACATGCTTTTCATGGGGAGCCGGCACTTACCCAAACCTAATGCGATAAATGGCTTTATTGAACAGCATGGGGGCACCATAAACGCTTGGACTGGAACCGAATACGCAAACTATCATTTTAATTGTAGTGGAGACGCGATTGCGCAAACTTTACCTGCTTTTGCAGATATGCTTAGGCAGCCTTTATTCGAAGAAGAAGCGCTTACCAACGAAATAAAAAATATTCATGCCGAATTTGAGTTTAAGAAAAAAGATGACCTTCGTCGTCTTTACCAAATTCACAAAGAAACCTGTAATCCAAAGCACCCTTTCGCTAAGTTTTCAGTGGGTAACAGCGATACCTTTTCCCAACATGGGTGCGCTGCGCTGAAACAACAACTTAAAGCACTTCACCATACTTATTACTGCGCAAAAAACATGTGCCTGTGTATTGCCAGCACCATGCCCTTACCTCAACTTGAAGCATTAGTGCATCAATGTTTTGCCAGTATGCCGTCAGGACAGTTAGCGTCAGATGACTGGCCAGCCCTTTACACCGAAAATGAATTGGGTATACAAATAAACATACATCCGCTTCAGTCAGCAAAGCGGATGATAGTGACATTCGCCCTACCCGCTTTACAAAATGACTATGAAACAAAACCGCTGAATTACATTAGCCATTTAATTGGCGATGAGGGCGAAGGTAGTTTGCTTGCCTACCTTAAAGAAAAGGACTGGGCGCTTAACCTCATTGCTGGTTCGGGTATCGAGGGAGACAGATTTAAAGACTTCAACGTGAGTTTCCAGCTTACTCAAAACGGACTGGAAAACAAAAACCGAGTACTGGAAGCACTATTTAGCTACATCTCAATAATTCGAGAAGCATCCCATGAAGATTGGCGATTTCACGAAAAATCGAAGTTAAATACCTTAGCCCTAGAGTACGAAGAAAATATTAAGCCACTTAGCCTGGTAACCGAATACGCACAACACCAGTTTATTTTTGGGCCAGACGAATTAGGTAAACTGCGCTCTACTATAGGCAGCTATGATAAAGGCGTTATTGAACATGCTTTATCCTTTTTCACCCCAGATAACATTCGCCTGAAAGTTATTTCTAAAGACGTGAAAACCACACAAGTTTGTGCGTTCTACGAAGCCGAATACAGTGTAGAGAACATTGCTCCTAAGTTATTGCGGGAGCTTAGGTCACCAGAGACAATTAGTGAATTACAGCTACCTCCACCCAACCCTTATTTAGCAAGCGAGTACAGCCTTATATTGCCTGAGACTGGCTTTAATATTCCTAATAAATTGGTGGACAATGGTGGTTATCGTTTTTGGTTTGCCCAAGACCAGCAGTTCCATAGCCCTAAAGGCGATATTTATATCTCTTTTGACGCCGCTAAATTTTCTGACTCTTTACTCGCGGTTGCTGCTAAACGCATCTGGCTGGGCGCATTAAATGATTACCTGCAGGCCAAATATTACAGAGCCGAGATAGCGGGCCTGCATTATCGTATATACGGGCATCAGGCTGGGTTTACGCTGCACACTCGAGGCTTCACTAATCAACAAACCTTATTAGCCAACCAGCTTCTTGCTGCGGTACTGGATTTCATACCTGATGAGAAAGCCTTTGAACATCACAAAGCGCTGCAAATTCAGAGCCTTCACAATTCGCTATTAAATAAGCCCACTAACCGCTTATTTTCGCGATTGAGCGTGCTTATCCAGCGCAACACCCAAGCTCCAGTGGAGCTGTTAGATGTAATAGATAGCATCACCTATGAGCAAATGCATAACTGCAGAAAGCGTGCTTTTGAGCATTATTTCATTGAAGCATTTATGCACGGAAACTGGTCTAGCGAAGAGGCAAGAGTATTTTCAAAGGCGCTTCAAGAACAGTGTATTAATGCTGGTGGCGGCCCGCTTTCACGGGCGGTATCTAAACTTCCTGTGGGGGGAACGCTTTACCATGAAGTGCTTTGTAACCACGATGACTCGGCGGTAGTGCTGTATCTTCAAGCGCCCTCCCCTGGCTTTACCGACACGGCGCTTTGCATGATTTTAGAACAAATGCTGGCCGCCCCTTTTTTCAATGCTTTGAGAACAGAACAACAATTAGGCTATATCGTAGGAACCGGCTATGTTCCGCACAATCAGCACCCAGGCATGGCGTTCTATATTCAAAGCCCACAATGTAGCCCGAAACATTTGTTAGATGCTATGACAGAGTTCTTATTCCAGCAGTTAAATGAAATTGAGTTCTATCGCTTTTACTGGCCAACAATTCAGCAAAATTTGATAAAACAGTTAGAGGAACGAGACTTAACGCTTTCTATGAAATCTCAGCGACTATGGGTGAGTTTGGGTACGCAAGACTTAGGGTTTAATAGAAACGTTAAACTGGCAGAGCGAGTTAAAGAACTAAGCTTTGAAGAAATTCAAGATTTTGCGCAGCAACTCGCTAAGCGTGAACGCTGTGGAGAACTTGTCCTGTTTTCCAAAGGAAAATTCGAAGCTATTCCAACCCAAGAGAAGCGTACAATAAACAGTATTTCCCACTTCAAACAAGAAATACCCTACTACTGA